A single window of Eucalyptus grandis isolate ANBG69807.140 chromosome 1, ASM1654582v1, whole genome shotgun sequence DNA harbors:
- the LOC104440663 gene encoding thioredoxin 1, producing the protein MSSMAAMLESVALSSPKIRPSPRRPAAAMASSPAAISLPSRPKADALPGFAGLRIQSRSLAPSNSRSSRGPRCSRNGRIVCEASDTALDLPPVTDTTWKSLVLKADGPVLVEFWAPWCGPCRMLHPVVGEIADEYAGKLKCFKLNTDESPSIATQYGVRSVPTIMIFSSGEKKDAVLGAVPKSTLTTCIEKFL; encoded by the exons ATGTCTTCGATGGCGGCAATGCTCGAGTCGGTCGCTCTCTCCTCGCCGAAGATTCGCCCTTCCCCCCGCCGCCCTGCGGCGGCTATGGCCTCGTCCCCGGCGGCGATTTCCCTCCCCTCGCGGCCGAAAGCCGACGCCTTGCCGGGCTTCGCGGGGTTGAGGATTCAGTCGCGATCGCTCGCTCCGTCGAATTCCAGGAGCTCGAGAGGTCCTCGCTGCTCGCGGAATGGGCGGATCGTGTGCGAAGCCTCGGACACTGCTCTCGACC TTCCTCCAGTGACAGATACTACATGGAAGTCACTTGTTCTCAAGGCTGATGGGCCTGTGCTGGTCGAGTTTTGGGCCCCGTGGTGCGGGCCCTGCCGAATGCTCCATCCGGTGGTGGGAGAAATAGCGGACGAGTACGCTGGGAAGCTCAAGTGCTTCAAACTGAATACTGATGAGAGCCCTTCCATCGCAACTCAATATGGAGTCCGGAGTGTACCCACGATCATGATCTTCAGCAGTGGCGAGAAGAAAGACGCGGTCCTCGGTGCAGTGCCCAAATCAACCCTCACAACCTGCATAGAGAAGTTCTTGTGA
- the LOC104440669 gene encoding uncharacterized protein LOC104440669, with product MHLSPRTFPVRCSPSAAAAAHFAFSCFVQSRMDVKPCALSGDGSAPLTSAARAPPRHVHVSGEDGDAAAKGGPVSPQEWRGWGCASPVPAVVTEVIEDLKLLEEDMDAPLSFGGKGGKLQGEFKVKEDKKHRAKYQALGDSEKKLQFFAARQIACRLLGSRNYLCQKCWLPMEDCMCSKVLPCSLWHGMRFWVYMHPKDFLRQNNTGKLLWQLFGVQAATLCLFGVAEDEEIMWNTFKLAGKSRVWCLYPNKSALTESVQDTFSRAQFQSERASITEKNEDRILNFVLIDGTWSNSAAMFQRLKEQAKIVWGEDDLPCISLATGASAMHKLRPQPSWDRTCTAAAAIALMSELQAVPDFSSYGLDKQAEAVEDALQMLLEALTARRLRMGRSITRKVRHTSDIC from the exons atgcatctttcTCCGAGAACCTTTCCAGTCAGATGCTCGCCCTCCGCCGCAGCAGCTGCGCACTTCGCATTCTCCTGCTTCGTCCAAAGCCGCATGGATGTTAAACCCTGCGCCCTCTCCGGCGACGGCAGTGCCCCCTTGACCTCCGCCGCTCGCGCGCCTCCGCGGCACGTCCACGTGAGCGGCGAAGACGGAGACGCCGCCGCGAAGGGCGGTCCCGTCTCGCCGCAAGAATGGCGGGGGTGGGGGTGCGCGTCCCCGGTGCCCGCCGTGGTCACCGAGGTCATCGAGGACCTGAAGCTCTTGGAGGAAGACATGGACGCCCCCCTGAGCTTCGGCGGCAAGGGCGGTAAACTCCAG GGCGAGTTCAAAGTGAAAGAGGACAAGAAGCACAGAGCAAAATATCAGGCATTAGGTGACTCAGAGAAGAAACTTCAATTCTTTGCTGCCCGACAGATAGCATGCCgtttgcttggaagcaggaacTACCTTTGCCAAAAG TGCTGGCTTCCTATGGAAGATTGTATGTGTTCAAAAGTACTTCCCTGTTCTCTGTGGCATGGTATGCGTTTCTGGGTGTATATGCATCCCAAG GACTTTCTGAGACAAAACAACACTGGGAAGTTGCTATGGCAATTGTTTGGAGTCCAAGCAGCAACTTTGTGCCTCTTTGGAGTTGCTGAAGACGAAGAGATCATGTGGAATACCTTCAAACTTGCAG GGAAGAGTAGGGTTTGGTGCCTCTATCCCAATAAGAGTGCTCTGACTGAATCTGTACAGGATACATTCAGCAGGGCACAATTCCAGTCAGAGAGG GCTTCCATTActgagaaaaatgaagatagaattttgaattttgttctAATTGATGGTACATGGAGTAATTCTGCTGCAATGTTCCAGCGTTTAAAG GAGCAAGCAAAGATCGTTTGGGGGGAAGATGATCTTCCTTGTATATCTCTCGCTACTGGTGCATCTGCAATGCACAAGCTCAG GCCACAGCCTTCATGGGATCGTACCTGCACAGCTGCTGCAGCCATTGCCCTCATGTCTGAGCTACAAGCTGTTCCAGATTTTAGCTCCTATGGTTTGGATAAGCAGGCTGAAGCAGTGGAAGATGCCTTGCAAATGTTATTAGAAGCACTCACAGCTCGACGCCTTCGAATGGGCAGGTCCATCACTCGTAAAGTGAGGCACACCAGTGATATCTGCTAG
- the LOC104440680 gene encoding GPI-anchored protein LLG1 codes for MAPKPLPWGCLLLSFLLIGVASSSFIHDGVFESREAAGRSLLQAKKSCSVDFENQNYTILTSQCKGPQYTAKLCCQAFKEFACPFTDQINDLTTDCASTMFSYINLYGKYPPGLFANECKEGKEGLDCSTVPPPAAALKDSVNTSGGELVAKQSLSLMFLGGFVTLLLQHF; via the exons ATGGCCCCCAAACCGCTCCCCTGGGGTTGCCTCCTGTTGTCTTTCCTGCTCATCGGCGTggcttcttcctctttcattcACG ATGGCGTCTTCGAATCTCGGGAAGCTGCTGGCCGTAGCCTCCTTCAGGCCAAAAAGA GTTGCTCTGTTGACTTCGAGAACCAGAACTACACAATCCTCACGAGCCAGTGCAAGGGACCCCAATACACAGCCAAGCTCTGCTGTCAAGCTTTCAAAGAATTTGCGTGTCCCTTCACGGATCAAATAAATGACCTCACAACTGATTGTGCTTCGACCATGTTCAGCTACATTAACCTCTACGGAAAATACCCTCCAGGACTCTTTGCTAATGAAtgcaaagaaggaaaagaaggtCTCGACTGTAGCACGGTACCACCACCAGCTGCAGCTCTGAAGGACTCTGTCAACACGAGTGGAGGCGAGTTAGTGGCAAAACAGTCTTTGTCGTTGATGTTCTTGGGTGGGTTTGTTACGCTTCTGCTTCAGCATTTCTGA
- the LOC104440686 gene encoding uncharacterized protein LOC104440686, with protein MKKSGLFAVSAAAASATAISSSSSLNFSCTSKLQFPNQEHVSSTEQAASSQNSGSADKFAPRFDGLRFIETLVTAHR; from the exons ATGAAGAAGTCGGGATTGTTTGCAGTCTCGGCGGCTGCTGCTTCTGCTACTgccatctcttcttcttcttctttgaactTCTCGTGCACATCCAAGCTTCAGTTTCCAAACCAG GAACACGTCTCGAGCACCGAACAAGCTGCTTCTTCGCAAAACTCGGGCTCGGCTGATAAGTTCGCCCCGCGGTTCGACGGCCTGCGCTTCATCGAAACGCTGGTTACGGCTCACAGATGA